Genomic window (Salvelinus namaycush isolate Seneca chromosome 27, SaNama_1.0, whole genome shotgun sequence):
GTAATACAGTGCAGCACTTTCCTTACTGCGATCACATCCGCGCAGGACAATTTGATCACAGTAAGCAGAGTGCACTATACTGCGTTGTAGCGTGACAGATTTAGAATGAAGAGGTAAATCTCTACCTGAATGGATAAGAGATTAAAAGTGACATTTCATCTGTTGGCTAGACATGCTTCATAGAGAAAACACACATGCCGGGAGGGAATGTAGTGATGGACTGGGTGGTGGATGATTGGCAGGTGGTACCATTCTGATCGACCATTTGGTAACCTCACCTTGAAGTTTCCTTTTATCAGCCATGACTGTTGACTAGGATGCTTTCTTCATGCCTTACTTCTTTCACTGTAGAGAAAAATAAGTCTTATGGTGTGATTACAGTCATCTCTGGCAACCCTTTTACACGACATTACTTTTTCATAGCATGTTAACTCGGCAGCGAAGTTCAGTGAAGTTAGCAGTGTGAAATCCTGGGTCGTATTCGTTAGGGCACAGGCACACCACAGTAAAACGTTTAGAAACAGAAAATTTAAAACGAGCGTttgttattggacaagttcaggtagacCCCTGCCTGTTTCAGTCCGCTTTCTACCGTTTGctgcctaatgaatacgacccagctTTCCACCTGGGGAGAATGTTTCTCACATCTCAATGTGATGAAGATGTATAGTGAGAGCATGCACGGCGCAGGTACATGGTTTTCACATTAGGCTACCGCTTCAAAATGGCCAGCATGCAGAACAAAGTTTTGATAACTCAGATTAATTTCTAATGGTACAGCATTTGACTTTCAACTCAAGTTAAATACATTAAAAAGCATTTTGAATGAGACACTCTCTGATGTACACCCTGGGGGCATCACCATTACATTGTATCAAAGTGTCTAGTTATTAAGGATTAGTAGATCGACCATAGTTGACAGTCTGACTTGTTGACATCTTACACATTGTCATCTCCTGGTTGAATGGTGCATGCAATTGGGTTTAGACATGGGTCCTTTAACAAGGCATTTCTGACCATTCCAAGAAAGGGAACATTACTTTTCAAGGGGGGCCTCACagaaatatatactgaacaaaaatataaaacgcaacatgtgaagtgttggtcccatatttcatgagctgaaataaaagacctcataaatgttccattcgcacaaaaatattatttctctcaaatgtcaGGTGAATGCACAAATgttgacatccctgttagtgagcatttctcaatgccaagataatccatccacctgagagttgtggcatatcaagaagctgattaaacagcatgatcattacacaggtgcaccttgtgctggggacaataaaaggccactctaaaatgtgcagttttgtcacacaacacaatgccacagatgtcccaagttttgagggagtgcacaattggcatgctgactgcaggaatgtaaaccagagctgttgccagataattgaatgttcatttctctaccataagccacctccaacgtcattttagagaatttggcagtacgtccaaacgacctcacaaccgcagaccacgtgtaaccacgccagcccaggacctccacatccggcttcttcacctgcggtacggtctgagaccagccactcgaactgatgaaactgtgggtttgcacaactgaagaatttctgtacAATCTTTCAGAACctgtcagggaagctcatctgcttgctcgtcatcctcaccagggtcttgacctgactgcagtttggcgtcataACAGACTTcaatgggcaaatgctcaccttcgatggccactggcacgctggagaagtgtgctcttcacggatgaatcccggtttcaactgtacttgGCAGACAGCGtagcgtgtatggtgtcgtgtgggcgagcagtttgctgatgtcaacgttttgaacagagtgccccatggtggaggtggggttatggtatgggcaggcataagctacggacaacaaacacaattgcattttatcgatggcaatttgaatgcacagagatataccgtgatgagatcctgcggcccattgttgtgccattcatctgccgccatcacctcatgtttcagcatgataatgcacagccccatgtagCAAGGacatgtacacaattcctggaagctgaaaatgtcccagtacttccatggcctgcataatcacccattgagcatgtttaggatGTTCTGGATCAAcatatgacagcgtgttccagtttcccCAATATCCAACAAGAAGTGggataacattccacaggccactaTCAACAGCCTGGTCAACTCTATCCGAAGGAGATGTGTCTCTCTGCATGAGacatggtggtcacaccagatactgactagttttGTGATTgatgcccctacctttttattTTAAGGTATGTGACCaaaagatgcatatctgtattcccagtaatgtgaaatccatagattagggcctaatgaattgatttcaattgacggatttccttgaaattgttgcatgttgcgtttatatttttgttcagtgtatgttttTTTAGTGTACAGTACAAGACTCGTTTTGAATGTGTCTGTCAATCAATACCATAACACAAGAGTAAATATCACAAGGGGCAGTAGATTGCAGCTAACCGATTTAGCTAGCCTAGCTACATGAATTGTAGCCACTGAGTGGCGTCTGGATACTTTGACATTCAGACAGTGCACGTGAGTTCAAAAATGTAATGGGCGAGGCAGGTTACTTTGCTGAGCATCACTTGCTACTTTTTTTGCGACAATGTTAAACGTTCATGCAGCTCGGCGCAACCACGGTTCGATAAGGCAATTTTACCATCGCTTCAGCCAGTGAGTTGAGGGTGTATTTGAAGTACATTCGTCAAAATGTTACCCACACTAGACTTTCTTAACAGATCTAGCAATTGAGCTAGGCTAGTCTCCACATCTGGCTTGGGGGCAACGATCGCTTATTTAAAAACGTGAGCATTAAAGAAACACATGTTTACAAGCAACATAGATTACTTTATAAGCTGTTTCTATTTGTTAGAGATAAGTAAACAAGTAGACCACTTCAACACATGAGTAACAAGAACTTGTCGGCTACAAAATTGCCGTGCATTATTGCAAAACTTGAATTTCATTGGAAAACATATCAGCCGAACCCATGTCAATTTGGCTCTGTAGCGGATATGATAGCCAGCTAGTGGATAACCACCGGCTAAGCTATTAGTGTAAGACAAATTGGAAGGGAGAAGAAAATGGCACATAACTAGTTCTGTTTTAGTGTACGATTCATTTACCTGGATTGTCCGATTAAGCttttcttttattagttgacCCCACTCTTTTAAATCGTATTTTCCCAAGTCCTCACGCTATTTTTCTAAATTGTATTAATTATTTTCGCCAAACAATCACTCCGCACATCCAAGATGGCTACCAGGAACACCTCCTCCGCTGTTGCCCTGATGGACTGGAGGCCCGCCTCCCTTGCAAGCGATTGGATCTTCATCCGCATTTTTGCCTTCCACTGGCTAGACTGTCTGTCCGTCTAGTGGGACAGATTTACTACTTCCGCACAGGTCGCACTATGATTGGTTAACTTTGAAAGGTGAAAGGTAAACATGAGTTCTCAAACCTCGCCCCCCTTATGTTTTGATCCCTGTCACTAACCAGTAACACTGACCAGCAAATGACAAGAAAACATGATAATAAACTGAGCCGACAGATAATCTATTGATAATATGAGCTGTAATAGTCCAAGTGTAGACTGCCATGTAGATTATTAATTACAGTGCAATATGAaatcattcaatgctgtctttcATTAATCAAATGGCCTACATGACTAAAATAAAAGATGTTGCCATCAGTCTAAAGCATTATTACAATATATAGTTTTCAAAACTCACTGAATAGAACTCTGGGCTGGCATTTTCTTTTTTTCCAACCCCACTGGAAGGCACTGGGAAATTAAAGACAAATTCAAGCCTTTGCCCATTTGGGAACACTTGACAGCAATTCAGCAGTAACTTTAGCTTGGAGATTACATGAATCtagattttatttatatatatttttatttatatatattttttacctttatttaactaggcaagtcagttaagaacaaattcttatttacaatgatgtccaaacccggacgatgctgggccaaatgtgcgccgccctatgtgactcccaatcacggccggatgtgatacagcctggatttgaactagggactgtagtgacgcctcttgcactgagatgcagtgccttagaccactgcgccactctggagcctcATTGATATGCATCGGTTTTATATGGAGTCTCTGGACACTGTTCTATCACACCTTTTGATCCCCTTTTCAATTCACCATAAAAAATATTCCTTCTTGGAGCAGAACCTAAATAGTTGGCTCTATAAAATACCAAGGACGAGCCACACGCACACTAAAATTCTGATTCAATATCCTGTAGACATTAAACAGATCAGACAGGCATCAGAGTACATTAAATCTGTTTTAATGTGATCACTCAGACCTtctgtaaataaaaaatacaacctTACAATGTTGAGGGAAGTGACGGAGTGCAAAAATTCCCACCTACtaacctgttgacagtataagGACAGAGACAAATACATTTTCTTACATAATCTTTCAACCTGTTTAGGAAACCAACAAACAGTCTTAGATGTGGAAATGGTTCGGTAATGCAAATCATCGAAAGATCCTCAGGAGACTACCAGCATTTGGAGCGCAAAACCTGTCAAAAGAAATATCCATTATGTAATTCGAAGCAGCGGAAGGTCTTGGAGAAGGGGATGGGAATAGAAAGTAAAACAATGTCAGACAGGTTCCTCCAAGTGTGGTGCTTGTAGTATAGACAATGAAAACGATTAAATAGGAAAGAGGAGTGCAAGTGGAAGAAAGGGGTATGTAATTGATTCATATTGTTTCATAGAGCCTACCCACACCTACAAATTATCTACATTATCTCCACTTTGATATTGTCTCGCCTGTCATAAACCTGAATTCATGTCACCCATCAGAAAGCCTCACACGTGCAGATCCACATGCTTCTTTGGGTCCTAAAGAGATCTCACTTCGAGGCAAAGCCATGAGAGCTCAACTGGGGTAAATAGGAACTTACAATTGAAACATAtaaaaacataatacaaaaatacAGCAGATATGattttacagtgaaataataaataACATTACCTAGTGATTGTAAGTCAATGTCAATAATGTTTTACAAAACCAACCAAGGGTCGAGGCAGGGCAGTGATAACTCTGAAAAAGGCTTTTAGCTGTATAGCAGATTttctaaggagagagagagagagggagggaagctgTGGGCGGGGAGAgttcagggtcatgttcattagacaCCAAACTGAAGAAAACAGAGAGATCTGAACTATCTGAACTTTTCCAATAAGAAATACACatttgttttctgttgcaaaacgttttgctacgatgtgccctaatgaacacgacccagctGTATCAATTTCAGAGGCAGTCACAGTACCTCTGATTGGGTGAGAGCCTTCTATTACAGAATCTGGCCTGGTTCATCAGATACTTCCTGTTAATATACTATATTGTTTCTTGTGGAATGGGGGTTGCCCACTGAGAATTGGTGCCagagccacaaagtcaaaacatTACATAATATTCAGACATTTTGTTATCAAAAGAGGGTGGTGATGATAAGTTaaatgtagacacacacacttacagtatTTGCGTGTCCCCTCAGACATGAGTCAGACTTCACGATAAGTGGCGTTGATGTTCTGaaaattgtatatatatatatttaaaagtatgtggacaccccttcaaatttgtggatttggctatttcagccacactagTTGCTGACAAGtttataaaatcaagcacacagccatgcaatctccatagacaaacattggcagaagaatggccttactgaagagatcagtgactttcaatgagGCACCGTCATagtgatgccacctttccaacaagtcagttaattaaatttctgccctgctagagctgccccaggcaactgtaagtgctgttattgtgaagtggaaacgtctaggagcaacaactgctcacccccgaagtggtaggccacacaagctcacagaatggtaCCGCCAGAGTGCTGAATCGTGTAGCGCGTAAagatcgtctgtcctcggttgcaacactcactactgagatccaaactgcctctggaagcaacgtcagaacaagaactgtttgtcgggagcttcatgaaatgggtttccatggctgagcagtcacacacaagcctaagatcaccatgcacaatgccaagcgtcggctggagtggtgtaaagatcGCCACCAttcgactctggagcagtggaaaggcgttctctggagtgatgaatcacgcttcaccatctggcagtccgacggacaaatctgggtttggtggatgccaggagaacgctacctgcccaatgcATAATGCAAACTGCAAAGttaggtggaggaggaataatgatctggggctgtttttcatggttcgggctaggccccttagttccagtgaaggtaaatcttaacgctacagcatacaatgatattcaaaacgattctgtgcttccaactttgtggcaacagtttggggaaggcctttttctgtttcagcatgacaattcccctatgcacaaagcaaggtccatacagaaatggtttgtcgagatctgtgtggaagaacttgactggcctgcacagaaccctgacctcaaccccattgaacacctttgagattaattgaaatgccgactgcgagccaggcctaatcgcccaacatcagtgccttgacctcactaatgctctttgggcaagtccccgcagcaatgttccaacaaatagtggaaagccttcccagaagagtggaggttgttattgcagcaaaggggggaacaactccatattaatgcccatgattttggaatgagatgttcgatgagcaggtgttcacatacttttggtcatttggTATAACAATAAACAACTGGTACCTGAGGCTCAGGCATGAACACAATAAAATGGTTAAAATCATGATTGAACTTGATTCATTGAATGAAATCATATAATTATAAGCGACGAGGACAAAAGTAATGCTTCAACCAATTCTGCTGATTTTACAGTGATAAGTGGCCTTAAATGAACTTTCTACGCCTCCTCTTTTAAAAAGTGCAAAAAGTTGAGTGTTGTGATGCTCATAAATATTCATATCATTACATAAATAACATGAAActctgcttctctccctctctctggttctcAGGTCTACCAGAAGTCTCGGCGGTGGTAGGCGTCTGGGTCACAGTACTTGGTCACCACCATCCTGTTGGCAAACTTCCTGCCTGTCAGTGCCTGCATGGCCTTCTGGGAGTCAAACAGGGTCATGAACTCCACAAAgatctgagggagggagagagagggaaagaaagaaaggataGGAAAGTGGGTGTATGGCCATTCTGTATGGAACCAGACAACCATGTTAAATGTAATTCTACAGCAATCAACTATgatacatgtttacacatacacacacaaagggaTTATTGCATTGGAAACTATTACCACAAGCCTAGGCAAGAGTGATAAGTTATGAATTGCTATGCTTGTTTGATGGGAGGCGAAAGACAAATTTCCCCAAGGAGATTCAATAATTTCACCTGAACTGAACAAATTCACTTtgaaacaacaacacaaactCTCCTCAAAACACTGCAACAAACACCCCATGCCCTATCCCATCCTAATACCCAGGTACCCCTattcccctccccccccctcaccTTCCCAGTGCCTGGGACCTCCAGGCCATCCAAAGGCCGGGGGATCTCGATGCTCTTCACCTGGCCGTACTTGCTGCACTCACCGCGGACGTCCTCCACGATCTCCTCGTACTCCTCGTCATCCAGCAGCTCCTCCACAGCCACCATGTTCATCAGGCAGAGCACCTCAGTGGGCAGGCCACCCAGCAAGGCCATGGAGGTGGGCATCAGGCCTGGCACTTGGAGGATCACCGGTGTCTGGTTCATACCTATCTGGTGAGGTGAcgggaggggtggggagaggtgTTGGTTATTGGGAAGGTTAAAAGAACATGAGTTACTTTTAGAAAACGTTTTAGAATGTTTATGGTGTAAAAACACAGAAGGAAatgaaagaaaaataaataaataatgaaacagttATTATTCAATTGCCAACTTGTTTTTGTAATAATACTGTCTACTTTGCAGTGGTGCATACGCTTAGTTAATTCCTTAATCAGCTCTGGATTGTCCTGATTAAGTTATGAAACAGCTTGATGTTTTAGGTCAGCGGAGGTAGATCGAAGAAGGCTTGTGTCCAGTAAGGCACAAAACGGGAGAGAACATTTGAAACAGAGGGGATAGTTAGGTCCTAACTTACCCCAAAATATCACACATTTTTCCCCCATCTCTGTCTTATATTGAACACCATCCATTTGTAAAGTGTGCCTCTCTCTGTAGTCTATCATCTCTGGTACTCACCAGAGCTGCGTTCTTGGCCCCAACACTGGCTCTCTGGACCAGGAGCCTCTTGTCCCCCAGCTGCATCCCATTCAACCCTGCAATGGCCTGAGTCAGCAAACAGAGTTAGAACAGTgatcaaatgttttttatttgtaataaaggTACACAAAACAGGTACACATGGACAGAAAAACAAGTGACAAGACCGAACAAGACAAACAGTTCCCATCCCATCCCACCCCCCACCCACAGGACTTCCCAAATCCAAAGTTAGATAGCAGTCTTTTTACAGAGCCATAACGTTGATGAAAGAGCAAATGTGTTTCTTTCACTCGCCCCATGCATGCCTACAGTCCTACAGATATTTACATGTCAATAATAGCCATGAATGACAGCAGCCACTGTTGTCTGTTTAAAGAATGAGGAGGCTGCCAACGCGAGGCTCATTTTTTGGGCTGCTGTTGATCCAGCCAGCCAAATACATTGCTGTTTGACAGATAGGTCTAGTGTCATCATTTAACAATAAAATAGTGAACATGGTACATTTCTACTCATTATGTCAGAAAGACAGGATGAAACACAACTCCAGAAATGTTAAACCACTGGGCACTCCCAAACCATATGAAACAATTTGCCAGGAGCCCCCGGAGGGCACATTGAGCAATTTGGGGTTTGTCTAGCTTTCATCTTAAATAGTTTGCATGGTGTACAGTAAGTTCTATGGGCAAAATTGTAATGTAGAATTTGGTGGTTGGGGTCTCTTGATGAAATCGATATGTTGGACCAAACTCTAGTCCAATTAGTCACAGTACTACATACGGAAAGGTCTTTCTTCCATGATGCTAGGGAAGGGATTGGTTTGTGAGTCATTTTAAGTAGCAGAGAATGTCATTTAGAGACCAGTCCCTGTGTACTAATATGAATAAATAATTTGTGAATAGGGTGGACAGACCATTCTTGCCTCCAAAAGGAACATATGCACGCAAAGCAGAACAGAGTTGTAAGTAAACGAAAAAGAATGTACCAGGTAAGTTAAATTGCTTCTGGAGGTCTTGAAATGCTGGCTATAAATCTGGGAATGTACGATATGACAGGGAGTACCCCTCCAGGTTTCCTTTATCtgggggggggactggaactgtcagctgggTAGTGATAAACTGTGGTCAGAATTCTAGAGAAGAAGATAGCTCTCCTAATgttagtgtgcatgtgtgtgcgtaggTTAGAAGAATGTTATAAAAGGAATATCTTTGTATGGGAATGGGAGAGCTCTCgtgaatacattttgatttgacttATTGTGAGCTAGgaattctgtctgtttcatttaaaccagaactttacacactctgggttgcagaccgattagaataatacaaaatgataGACATTGATAATAAAATTCTATATCAGATTTGCTTTCACTTGGCCAGGTATAgcagatcagtgcagatgaaagAAGAAACACAGGGTAGTCACTTTGGACTATTGACATGCAGCCCAAGAGTCTATGACCTTATGTTAACCTCAAGTCTATAACAAGATTGCACACAGCAATACAGGTACAATATCTGACACTGACTTGGTCATTCAAACTGACGTCCACATATTCACAGAAGGCGTAGCCCTTGGAGAGGCCCGTGGTGCTGTCTTTGACCAGGTTGAAGGCCTTCAGAGGGCCAAAGGAGACCAATAGCTCTTTTACCTAGGTGACGAAGGCAGGGTGTGAAGACAGGAAAACAGATTGCCCTATCAAGTAACATTGTTGGAACTGAATCAAATTCTTCTCGACCTTAAATAAAACAGTAGCATAACATTTATTGATCATGCCAGAGACTTAGAAAGAAGGTCTTCAACGAGCTAGAAAGGTCTGACCTGATCATCATTTAGATAATTTGGCAAGCCACCGATGAAGAGTTTGTGGGCTGAGTCTGGCACCACGGTCGAAACCACTCCTAATCCAAGCAACAGTGAGAAATAGGGTTAAGTACATTTGAATTGAAATCAGAGGATTCGACAGGATCAACAAGCCGTGGATGTCCTATGGAAAGACCCACCTGGTACATAGACACTGGGGCTCTCACTCATGCCGGGAAGGGGCTGGTAGTCATGAGGCCGTCTGATCTTCAGGCTCTGACCCTGGAAGATGATGCCGTCAAAGGCCATGGCCTGGGTCGTCTCGTCCACCGAGCGGAACTGGAAGAGGAACAGGTAGAGAGAAGGTCAACATTATGACGTGCTATTGCAGAAGAATGCAGAAGTCAACAAAACTTCAGCACTCAGGAAGGAAACTGTTACAGGGCAATGCAATTTAGCTAATAACTGCCGTCCATGATCTATTTCATGCTATTTTGTTtttatattaaatacattttagttgAGCACACCTCGAGGAAGGCAAAGTTCTTGTCCTGGTTTATCTGCACAGCTAGAACAGGGTTGCCAGGGGCCTGGGTAAGACCGCCGAGGAGCATCTGGGCATTGAAGAAATCCATCACGGCCTCCTATTGACACAACATGGACGATCACACCAAAGAGTCACTTACTATACATTTTGCAGTGGGGAAGGCAGATGTAGAAGGCTCTCGACCAGGCTGATGCTATGACACAGTAGCGATGATGAAATGCAGAGTTTTACTACCCATATCTCATAGGGTTGTGGCGTTAGTCTTTAACTGTATTTTAGGCCTTATGTACAACACAGTAGTGTGGAATGGGTAGCAGTTCTCTATTACCTACCTCTGTGATTCCGAAAGGTATGTTGCCAACGTAGAGCCTCCTGGCCTGCCTGGTCATTTGGCTGCCCACCACAGGTACAGAAGTGTGGGTGGAGGCCAGTCCCTCTGGAGTTATCTTGGTGGGCAGTAGGGCCGTGGCTGGGATCTGGCCAGCAGCTGAGAAAGGAACATGGACTCAAGTTAGATATGACTCCCAACGGAGAAGAAATacggaacacctgctctttccatgacgtagactgatCAGGTGACTCCAGGGTGAAAGCTATGAGGTatgaggagacagattaaagaaggatttttaagcctcgagacatggattgtgtatgtgtgccatttagagggtgaatggccaagacaaaagatttaagtgcctttgaacggggtatggtagtaggtgccaggcgcactggtttgtgtcaagaactgcaacgctggtgggttttcatgctcaacagtttcccatgtgtatcaagaatggtccaccacccaaaggacgtccagtcaacttgacacaactgtgggcaagggcacaactttggttttagaagtggggggtgATATAACTTGGCGGGGGTTCTGAGGGTCCTCCTATTTTTGGGGGcatctaaagctaatttcctgaattTCTACACAATCTAAAATGACCCATGACCCTTCTAGCCATCTCTATTTAGAACAACAAAAAGTAAGAAAAAATGCCCAAAAaatcaacagtttcccatgtgtatcaataatggtccaccatccaaaggacatccagccaacttgacacaactgtgggcaagggcacaactttggttttagaagtggggggtgATATAACTTGGCGGGGGTTCTGAGGGTCCTCCTATTTTTGGGGGcatctaaagctaatttcctgaattTCTACACAATCTAAAATGACCCATAACCCTTCTAGCCATCTCTATTTAGAACAACAAAAAGTAAGAAAAAATGCCCACAAaatcaacagtttcccatgtgtatcaataatggtccaccatccaaaggccatccagccaacttgacacaactgtgggcaagggcacaactttggttttagaagtggggggtgATATAACTTGGCGGGGGTTCTGAGGGTCCTCCTATTTTTGGGGGcatctaaagctaatttcctgaattTCTACACAATCTAAAATGACCCATGACCTTCTAGCCATCTCTATTTAGAACAACAAAAAGTAAGAAAAAATGCCCACAAaatcaacagtttcccatgtatcaataatggtccaccatccaaaggacatccagccaacttgacacaactgtgggcaCAGGCACAacttgtgacaaaactgcacattttagagtgtcttTTTATTGGCCCCAGtacaaggttcacctgtgtaatgatcatgctgtttaatcagcttcttgatatgccacacctttcaggtggattatcttggaaaagttgaaattctcactaacagggatgtaaacaaatgtgtgcacaacattttagagaaatacgtCTTCCTTTTGGTGCGGGAATTAACTAGGGAAACTAACAGTTGAATAACGTTACATTGCTTTACTGACTAATAAAAACCCACATTACGCTGAAGAAATATATCGGCCTTCAATCGTTTGGCCGTTG
Coding sequences:
- the LOC120022349 gene encoding splicing factor U2AF 65 kDa subunit-like — encoded protein: MSDFDEFERLLTENKKERDKENRHGRRTLSRSRSRERKKRSWERRKSRASRSDSKDHQHRRSRSPALHREKKKVRKYWDVPAPGFEHITPLQYKAMQAAGQIPATALLPTKITPEGLASTHTSVPVVGSQMTRQARRLYVGNIPFGITEEAVMDFFNAQMLLGGLTQAPGNPVLAVQINQDKNFAFLEFRSVDETTQAMAFDGIIFQGQSLKIRRPHDYQPLPGMSESPSVYVPGVVSTVVPDSAHKLFIGGLPNYLNDDQVKELLVSFGPLKAFNLVKDSTTGLSKGYAFCEYVDVSLNDQAIAGLNGMQLGDKRLLVQRASVGAKNAALVSMNQTPVILQVPGLMPTSMALLGGLPTEVLCLMNMVAVEELLDDEEYEEIVEDVRGECSKYGQVKSIEIPRPLDGLEVPGTGKIFVEFMTLFDSQKAMQALTGRKFANRMVVTKYCDPDAYHRRDFW